Proteins from a genomic interval of Pseudomonas asplenii:
- a CDS encoding amidase produces MNIQDLLDIEDGMGLAEWVRRGDVQPGELLEAVIDRIERVEPQLNAVSERLYDSARQTAAALPRGGGVFAGVPTLMKDLFSPINGAAMTNGSRALGECRADFDAEIVSRYRRAGCLILGSSTSPEFGTSFSTESNRFGATHNPWNIAHSAGGSSGGAAALVAARVVPFAHGNDGGGSLRVPASCCGVFGFKPSRGLLPSGPMVGEGWAGMGTPHAITLSVRDSAALLDATAGIDLGAPYAAPLQSQPYVSALQADPRPLRIALVEQLGPWPTSRESVEAVRQAARLCESLGHHIEPVTLPVALPTFLDQVFTIIGASTRHYVDVLGQMRGSVVQPEELEARTRIILRNKGNVSGAQYAGAVEWIHALGRQMAVFMQDYDLILTPTLAREPAVIGELDLQDDRMSLDELIERFHSYSPFTTVFNASGQPAMSVPLYWSAAGLPMGAHFAGRFGEESTLFALAAQLERSQPWRGRIPPINACQRSASQ; encoded by the coding sequence ATGAACATCCAGGACCTGCTGGACATTGAAGACGGCATGGGATTGGCCGAGTGGGTCAGGCGGGGTGACGTGCAGCCTGGCGAGTTGCTTGAGGCGGTGATTGATCGTATCGAGCGGGTCGAGCCGCAGCTCAATGCCGTGTCCGAGCGGCTCTACGATTCGGCGCGGCAGACGGCTGCGGCGCTGCCGCGCGGTGGCGGGGTTTTTGCCGGTGTGCCGACCTTGATGAAGGATCTGTTTTCTCCGATCAATGGCGCGGCGATGACCAATGGTTCGCGGGCGTTGGGTGAGTGTCGGGCAGACTTTGACGCAGAGATCGTGAGCCGTTATCGCCGGGCCGGTTGCCTGATTCTCGGCAGCAGCACATCACCCGAGTTCGGTACGTCTTTCTCCACCGAGTCCAACCGCTTTGGTGCCACGCACAATCCCTGGAACATCGCCCACAGCGCGGGCGGTTCCAGTGGTGGCGCGGCCGCCCTGGTTGCGGCCCGTGTCGTACCGTTCGCCCATGGCAACGACGGTGGCGGTTCCTTGCGCGTTCCGGCGTCCTGCTGTGGGGTGTTCGGCTTCAAGCCCAGTCGCGGTCTGCTTCCTTCCGGGCCCATGGTCGGGGAGGGATGGGCCGGTATGGGGACCCCCCATGCAATCACGCTGTCGGTACGTGACAGTGCGGCGCTGTTGGATGCGACGGCTGGGATCGATCTGGGCGCACCGTATGCCGCGCCCCTGCAGTCTCAGCCCTATGTTTCAGCCCTGCAGGCTGATCCACGGCCGCTGCGGATTGCCCTGGTCGAGCAGCTCGGGCCCTGGCCGACCTCGCGCGAAAGTGTCGAGGCCGTGCGACAGGCCGCCAGGTTGTGCGAGTCCCTGGGGCATCACATTGAACCTGTCACGTTGCCGGTGGCGCTGCCGACGTTTCTCGATCAGGTCTTCACCATCATCGGCGCCAGTACTCGTCACTATGTCGACGTGCTGGGCCAGATGCGTGGCAGTGTGGTTCAGCCTGAGGAACTGGAAGCCCGTACCCGGATCATCTTGCGCAACAAGGGTAATGTCAGCGGTGCGCAGTATGCGGGCGCGGTGGAGTGGATTCATGCCTTGGGTCGTCAAATGGCAGTGTTCATGCAGGATTACGACCTGATACTCACTCCGACCCTGGCCCGTGAGCCGGCGGTGATCGGTGAGCTGGATCTGCAAGACGATCGTATGAGTCTGGATGAGCTGATCGAGCGGTTCCACAGTTACTCGCCGTTCACGACAGTGTTCAACGCCAGTGGGCAACCGGCGATGTCGGTACCGTTGTACTGGAGTGCTGCCGGCTTGCCGATGGGCGCGCACTTTGCTGGTCGTTTTGGTGAAGAAAGCACCTTGTTCGCACTCGCCGCGCAGTTGGAGCGGTCTCAGCCCTGGCGCGGACGGATACCGCCGATCAATGCCTGCCAGCGTTCAGCTTCTCAGTGA
- a CDS encoding MFS transporter: MNPSPIDYASPRQATGRREGLVLMLGSSLTIMGAVMVAPILPKLGAEFGPQEPHADLLVPLAITGPALAIALCAPLAGWLADRLGRKALLVIATFLYAVLGALPALLDNLPAIVGVRLLFGCTEAAVMTCCATLIADYWYGEDRLRYINRQVVTIGLVGSLFFVVGGALGEHSWRLPFLLYLMPLLLVPLMMKVLWEPATSRPTVEAPEQGRVAVLPLVLGYLLILGGMVLSFIVPIQTPILLVSLGVTSSTMIGLSAGLGLLATLGGSLAWPVLRRRLGIAGCNALLLVLLGLGLWLLIRSQTYNAVLLAVLIHGLGAGMLVPNTMAPVMNALSARTRGRGLGGFTACLYFGQFVSPLVVAVLSTRAGDLRHSILWLAFASFASALVWALAGLQARHKAATRAFGSSHS; this comes from the coding sequence ATGAATCCATCACCGATTGATTACGCATCGCCACGTCAAGCCACCGGGCGCCGTGAAGGGCTGGTACTGATGCTGGGCAGCAGCCTGACCATCATGGGCGCGGTCATGGTTGCGCCAATCCTGCCCAAGTTGGGCGCTGAGTTTGGTCCGCAGGAGCCTCATGCCGACCTGCTGGTGCCATTGGCGATTACCGGGCCTGCGCTGGCAATTGCACTGTGTGCGCCCTTGGCCGGGTGGCTGGCCGACCGACTGGGACGCAAGGCGTTGCTGGTGATCGCTACCTTCTTGTATGCCGTGCTCGGGGCCTTGCCGGCACTGCTCGATAACTTGCCGGCGATCGTCGGCGTACGTTTGTTGTTCGGCTGTACCGAAGCGGCAGTGATGACCTGTTGCGCCACATTGATTGCCGACTATTGGTACGGTGAGGATCGGCTGCGCTACATCAATCGACAGGTGGTGACGATCGGCCTAGTGGGCTCGCTGTTCTTTGTGGTGGGCGGGGCGTTGGGCGAACACTCCTGGCGCTTGCCGTTCCTGCTGTACCTGATGCCGTTGCTGCTGGTGCCGCTGATGATGAAGGTGTTGTGGGAGCCTGCCACCAGCCGGCCGACGGTCGAAGCGCCGGAACAGGGCAGGGTGGCGGTTCTGCCTCTGGTGCTCGGTTATCTGCTGATCCTTGGCGGTATGGTCCTGAGCTTTATCGTGCCGATCCAGACACCGATTTTGCTGGTCAGTCTCGGGGTGACGTCGAGCACGATGATCGGGTTGTCGGCAGGCTTGGGGTTGCTGGCAACCCTGGGGGGATCGTTGGCTTGGCCAGTACTGCGTCGACGTCTCGGAATCGCCGGTTGCAATGCGCTGTTGCTGGTGCTGCTGGGGCTTGGGTTATGGCTGCTGATCCGCAGCCAAACCTACAACGCCGTATTGCTCGCCGTACTGATTCATGGCCTGGGCGCCGGGATGCTGGTGCCCAACACCATGGCTCCGGTGATGAATGCCCTGAGTGCCAGGACCCGAGGGCGCGGGCTGGGAGGATTCACGGCCTGCCTGTATTTCGGCCAATTTGTCAGCCCGCTGGTGGTGGCCGTGCTCAGTACCAGGGCCGGTGACCTACGCCATTCCATTCTGTGGCTGGCATTCGCCAGTTTTGCCTCGGCCCTGGTTTGGGCGCTGGCAGGTTTGCAAGCGCGACACAAGGCGGCCACCCGTGCTTTCGGATCAAGTCATTCATAA
- a CDS encoding SphA family protein yields the protein MTYKKNASAARMTLFTLGLLGCCASVHGTENGSPTTAVGVYDFGAGMMPPATPFGTLGLRTAFYSTNVQKDRHGRSIDNDLSLDVLSIAGAYMRMTDHTVLGAKYGFGVVVPFFKMDASVKVPTPAGPLTLEADPFRLADVQFLPLILQWSVSPNLFINTQMQIQAPTGDYDKNRLVSPGLNHWTFSPIVNATYLTDSGFEVSSSFEVDVNTRNPATDYKNGVEYRHEFAVGQHVGPWTVGLGGYYYRQFTDDDAPGLQSGNRARVLAIGPAVSYFKPGLPPIWLHAYKETDARNRAEGYTVALRISQSF from the coding sequence ATGACTTATAAAAAAAATGCAAGTGCCGCACGCATGACGCTGTTCACGCTGGGGCTGCTCGGTTGTTGCGCCAGTGTGCATGGCACCGAGAACGGTTCGCCGACTACGGCCGTCGGCGTCTATGATTTCGGCGCGGGGATGATGCCGCCTGCAACGCCTTTCGGGACGTTGGGGCTGCGAACGGCATTTTACTCGACCAATGTGCAGAAAGACCGCCACGGGCGTTCAATCGACAACGATCTGTCGCTGGATGTCTTGTCGATTGCTGGCGCGTATATGCGCATGACGGATCACACCGTATTGGGCGCCAAATACGGTTTTGGCGTAGTGGTGCCATTTTTCAAGATGGACGCCTCCGTCAAGGTGCCGACACCGGCTGGTCCGCTGACGCTGGAAGCTGATCCGTTTCGCTTGGCCGACGTGCAATTCTTGCCGTTGATCCTGCAATGGAGTGTCTCGCCCAATCTGTTTATCAACACGCAGATGCAGATCCAGGCGCCCACCGGTGACTACGACAAGAATCGTCTGGTCTCTCCGGGGCTCAATCACTGGACCTTTTCGCCCATCGTCAACGCCACCTACCTGACCGACAGCGGCTTCGAGGTTTCCTCAAGCTTTGAAGTCGACGTCAATACCCGCAACCCGGCAACCGACTACAAGAACGGTGTGGAGTACCGCCATGAGTTTGCCGTGGGCCAGCATGTGGGACCGTGGACTGTGGGGCTGGGCGGGTACTACTACCGTCAGTTCACCGATGACGATGCGCCGGGGCTGCAATCGGGCAATCGGGCCCGGGTCCTGGCCATCGGGCCGGCGGTGAGTTACTTCAAGCCGGGCCTGCCACCGATCTGGCTGCATGCCTACAAGGAAACCGATGCCCGCAACCGTGCCGAGGGTTACACCGTGGCGCTGCGTATCTCTCAAAGTTTCTAA
- a CDS encoding helix-turn-helix domain-containing protein, with amino-acid sequence MNNNNVLMPAASTVVRAPLPLQRFLTSDIDEHARNMGGWRVRYDQVSPGAFEGELMEFRSGWMQLVRDRSNQAMIKSGAAWKGAITFSIPLSAHGPVYCSGHPIHESSLLVAHGENLPELHTPQHLDLLSVAIEEQALAHGLERQGSDFRITDLPRCYRLGDSSVQGELTALFNELSSCEQERSVLFGYDSIRRGIRDAVMLHLLELIAPDQAPPLSPTARKRMVDRAREYALSHLDEPLSILDLCNHIGASRRKLQYCFQETLGINPVAYLRALRLNAVRRELRTSTQSQGVQAVAARWGFWHLSRFSSDYRTMFGESPSQTLRRTQLC; translated from the coding sequence ATGAACAATAACAACGTGTTGATGCCTGCGGCCTCGACGGTGGTTCGAGCACCGTTACCCCTCCAGCGTTTCCTGACGAGCGACATTGATGAGCACGCCCGCAATATGGGCGGCTGGCGCGTTCGCTACGATCAGGTGTCCCCGGGGGCCTTTGAAGGCGAACTGATGGAGTTCCGTTCGGGCTGGATGCAACTGGTACGCGACCGCTCTAATCAGGCCATGATAAAAAGTGGGGCGGCCTGGAAAGGTGCAATCACTTTCAGCATACCGTTGAGTGCTCATGGTCCGGTTTATTGCTCGGGGCATCCGATTCACGAGTCGAGCCTGTTGGTTGCCCATGGCGAAAACCTTCCCGAGCTGCACACGCCTCAGCACCTGGATCTGCTCAGCGTGGCGATTGAAGAGCAGGCGTTGGCGCATGGTTTGGAACGCCAGGGTAGCGACTTCCGAATTACCGATCTTCCCAGGTGTTACCGCTTGGGCGACTCCTCCGTGCAAGGAGAACTCACGGCCTTGTTCAATGAGCTGTCGAGCTGTGAGCAGGAACGGAGTGTGTTGTTTGGGTATGACTCGATCCGTCGTGGCATTCGGGATGCGGTGATGCTGCACTTGCTGGAACTGATCGCGCCGGATCAAGCACCACCCCTCAGCCCCACGGCGCGCAAACGGATGGTGGATCGGGCACGCGAATATGCCTTGAGTCACCTCGACGAGCCGTTGTCGATCCTCGACCTGTGCAACCACATCGGCGCCAGCCGGCGCAAACTCCAGTACTGTTTCCAGGAAACCCTGGGGATCAATCCGGTGGCCTATCTGCGAGCGTTACGCCTCAATGCGGTGCGTCGTGAACTACGAACGAGCACGCAATCCCAAGGTGTACAGGCAGTGGCGGCACGCTGGGGATTCTGGCATTTGAGCCGTTTCTCCAGCGATTACCGAACCATGTTTGGCGAAAGCCCTTCACAGACCCTGCGTCGCACTCAACTCTGCTGA
- the hpaR gene encoding homoprotocatechuate degradation operon regulator HpaR, producing the protein MANPRPSLTLTLLQAREAAMAFFRPALNKHELTEQQWRVIRILRQQGELESHQLAQQACILKPSMTGVLARLERDGLVRRYKSNQDQRRVFVVLTERGQQCFVSMSEGMENNYLKIEEQFGAQKMQQLLALLDELKNIKP; encoded by the coding sequence ATGGCCAACCCCAGACCTTCACTGACCCTGACCCTGCTGCAAGCCCGGGAAGCGGCAATGGCTTTTTTCCGGCCCGCACTGAACAAGCATGAACTGACCGAGCAGCAGTGGCGGGTCATTCGGATACTGCGTCAGCAAGGTGAACTCGAAAGCCATCAACTCGCCCAGCAGGCCTGCATCCTGAAACCGAGCATGACGGGTGTGCTGGCTCGTCTGGAGCGCGATGGACTGGTCCGTCGATACAAGTCCAACCAGGATCAACGGCGTGTCTTCGTCGTGCTGACAGAGCGCGGCCAACAATGCTTCGTCTCCATGAGTGAAGGCATGGAAAACAACTACCTGAAAATCGAGGAGCAGTTCGGTGCGCAGAAAATGCAGCAGCTGCTGGCCTTGCTCGATGAGCTGAAAAATATCAAACCGTGA
- the hpaA gene encoding 4-hydroxyphenylacetate catabolism regulatory protein HpaA, which yields MTERQPIPNINIGQVYDQRYSDAEVHYDKLANLAEFFGRNMPVHRHDRFFQIHYVKSGTVRVYLDDQQYVESGPMFFLTPPTVPHSFVTEADSDGHVLTVRQQLVWQLIEGDASLAPAGAQMPAACVALAQLEPQYADDIRRLDVLFEALSEEVKAQRPGRSAALDSLTRLIMINLLRLCSHSLKATPARHEDLKIFHRFNALIEAHYQQHWPLSRYAQGIGVTQARLNDVCRRIADLPSKRLIMERLMQEAKRLLLFTGSSANEICYQLGFKDPAYFSRFFQRYAQLTPGEYRQRQSGLR from the coding sequence ATGACCGAGCGTCAACCCATCCCGAATATCAACATTGGCCAGGTCTACGACCAGCGCTACAGCGACGCCGAGGTCCATTACGACAAGCTGGCCAACCTGGCAGAATTTTTCGGCCGCAATATGCCGGTTCACCGGCATGACCGGTTCTTCCAGATTCATTACGTGAAAAGTGGCACGGTGCGGGTGTACCTGGATGACCAGCAGTACGTGGAGTCCGGGCCGATGTTTTTCCTCACGCCACCCACCGTGCCGCATTCCTTTGTGACCGAGGCCGACAGTGATGGGCATGTACTGACGGTGCGTCAGCAACTGGTGTGGCAACTGATCGAGGGCGACGCGAGCCTGGCGCCTGCCGGTGCGCAAATGCCGGCGGCGTGTGTTGCGCTGGCACAGTTGGAGCCGCAATACGCGGACGATATCCGCCGACTGGATGTGCTGTTCGAGGCCTTGAGCGAAGAGGTGAAGGCCCAGCGGCCCGGGCGCAGTGCGGCCCTGGACAGCTTGACGCGGTTGATCATGATCAACCTGTTGCGACTGTGTTCCCACTCGTTGAAAGCAACGCCTGCCCGGCATGAAGACCTGAAGATTTTCCACCGTTTCAATGCGCTGATCGAAGCGCATTACCAGCAGCACTGGCCGTTGTCGCGTTATGCGCAAGGTATCGGGGTTACGCAGGCGCGTCTGAACGATGTCTGCCGACGGATCGCCGACCTGCCTTCCAAGCGCTTGATCATGGAGCGTCTGATGCAGGAGGCCAAGCGGTTGCTGTTGTTCACGGGCAGTTCCGCCAACGAAATCTGCTATCAGCTCGGGTTCAAGGACCCGGCCTATTTCAGTCGTTTCTTCCAGCGTTACGCGCAGCTCACTCCGGGGGAGTACCGCCAGCGCCAATCGGGTTTGCGTTGA
- a CDS encoding fumarylacetoacetate hydrolase family protein, whose protein sequence is MSRALHDTASGTLLGVALNYHGLLKQHLAEFEQPPYQQPPVKPVLFIKTPNTRNPHGAQVVHPGPGERLQPGPALAVVMAKSASRVSQAEALEHVAGYTIVNEFSLPEDSYYRPAVKAKCRDGFCAIGPELIPTAQISDPHSLAITLYVNGQIRQQNTTANLVRNIPVLIAEISEFMTLHAGDVLITGTAEGRVDVLPGDTVEVEISGLGRLVNHIVAESGDLA, encoded by the coding sequence ATGAGCCGTGCCTTGCATGACACCGCAAGCGGCACCCTTTTGGGTGTCGCACTGAACTACCACGGACTGCTCAAGCAGCACCTTGCCGAGTTCGAACAGCCGCCCTATCAGCAACCTCCCGTCAAACCGGTGCTGTTCATCAAGACGCCCAACACCCGCAACCCACACGGCGCCCAGGTGGTGCATCCAGGCCCGGGTGAACGCCTGCAACCGGGGCCGGCCTTGGCCGTCGTGATGGCTAAAAGCGCCAGCCGCGTCAGCCAGGCCGAAGCCCTCGAGCATGTGGCCGGCTACACCATCGTCAATGAGTTCAGCCTGCCGGAAGACAGCTACTACCGCCCCGCCGTCAAAGCAAAATGCCGGGATGGTTTCTGTGCCATCGGGCCTGAGCTGATACCCACCGCGCAGATCAGCGACCCGCACAGTCTTGCGATCACGCTGTACGTCAATGGCCAGATCCGTCAGCAAAACACCACGGCCAATCTGGTGCGCAACATCCCTGTGCTGATCGCCGAAATCAGCGAATTCATGACCCTGCACGCAGGCGATGTACTGATCACCGGGACTGCAGAAGGTCGCGTCGATGTGCTGCCGGGTGACACCGTCGAAGTTGAAATCAGCGGCCTGGGCCGTCTCGTCAACCACATCGTGGCAGAGTCAGGGGACCTTGCATGA
- a CDS encoding fumarylacetoacetate hydrolase family protein encodes MKHARIQLEGDIHHVHVEANNAVRLSDGRLLAEDQVQWLPPATGNMFALGLNYADHAAELAFKPPTEPLVFIKSVGTYTGHHQVTWRPDNVAYMHYECELVAVIGKPARNVKRTDALDYLAGYTVCNDYAIRDYLENYYRPNLRVKNRDATTPVGPWIVDIADVPDPSNLKLRTWINGELRQEGSTRDMIFDIPFLIEYLSSFMTLQPGDMIATGTPQGLADVVPGDEVIVEVEGVGRLVNRIVSESAFFSARKEA; translated from the coding sequence ATGAAACACGCGCGCATACAACTCGAGGGCGACATCCATCACGTCCATGTCGAAGCCAACAACGCCGTACGCCTGAGCGACGGCCGCCTGCTGGCGGAAGATCAGGTGCAATGGCTGCCACCGGCCACCGGCAACATGTTTGCGCTGGGCTTGAACTATGCCGATCACGCCGCAGAACTTGCCTTCAAACCTCCGACCGAACCGCTGGTTTTCATCAAATCCGTCGGCACTTACACCGGCCACCATCAAGTGACCTGGCGCCCGGACAATGTCGCCTACATGCACTACGAGTGCGAACTGGTGGCCGTCATCGGTAAACCGGCGCGCAACGTCAAGCGCACAGACGCCCTGGACTACCTGGCGGGCTACACGGTGTGTAACGACTACGCCATTCGCGATTACCTGGAAAACTACTACCGGCCCAACCTGCGCGTGAAAAACCGCGACGCCACCACCCCGGTCGGCCCATGGATCGTCGATATCGCCGACGTGCCGGACCCGAGCAACCTGAAGCTGCGCACCTGGATCAACGGTGAGCTACGCCAGGAGGGCAGCACCCGGGACATGATTTTCGATATTCCGTTCCTGATCGAATACCTCTCCAGTTTCATGACCCTGCAACCCGGCGACATGATCGCCACGGGCACCCCGCAAGGCCTGGCCGATGTGGTACCGGGCGATGAAGTGATTGTGGAAGTCGAAGGCGTAGGCCGCCTGGTCAACCGAATTGTCAGCGAATCGGCGTTCTTCAGCGCCCGGAAAGAGGCTTGA
- the hpaE gene encoding 5-carboxymethyl-2-hydroxymuconate semialdehyde dehydrogenase, whose amino-acid sequence MIKHWINGREVESKDVFVNYNPATGEAIGEVASGGAEEVAQAVAAAKEAFPKWAGTPAKERARLMRKLGELIEQNVPHLAELETLDTGLPIHQTKNVLIPRASHNFDFFAEVCTRMDGHSYPVDDQMLNYTLYQPVGVCALVSPWNVPFMTATWKTAPCLALGNTAVLKMSELSPLTANELGRLAVEAGIPQGVLNVIQGYGATAGDALVRHPDVRAISFTGGTATGKKIMQTAGLKKYSMELGGKSPVLIFEDADLERALDAALFTIFSLNGERCTAGSRIFIQESVYPQFVAEFAARAKRLIVGDPQDPKTQVGSMITQAHYDKVTGYIRIGLEEGATLLAGGLERPANLPTHLSKGQFIQPTVFADVNNRMRIAQEEIFGPVVCLIPFKDEAQALQLANDTEYGLASYIWTQDIGKAHRLAHGIEAGMVFINSQNVRDLRQPFGGVKGSGTGREGGQYSFEVFAEIKNVCISMGSHHIPRWGL is encoded by the coding sequence ATGATCAAACACTGGATCAACGGCCGTGAGGTCGAAAGCAAAGACGTGTTCGTCAACTACAACCCGGCCACCGGCGAAGCCATCGGTGAAGTGGCCAGCGGTGGCGCCGAAGAAGTGGCCCAGGCCGTGGCGGCGGCCAAGGAAGCCTTTCCGAAATGGGCCGGGACTCCGGCCAAGGAACGCGCACGGTTGATGCGCAAGCTGGGCGAGTTGATCGAACAGAACGTTCCGCACCTGGCCGAACTGGAAACCCTCGACACCGGCCTGCCGATTCACCAGACCAAAAACGTCCTGATTCCCCGGGCGTCGCACAACTTCGATTTTTTCGCCGAAGTCTGCACCCGCATGGACGGCCACAGCTACCCGGTCGATGACCAGATGCTCAACTACACCCTGTACCAACCGGTGGGGGTCTGCGCATTGGTATCGCCCTGGAACGTACCGTTCATGACGGCGACCTGGAAGACCGCACCCTGCCTGGCACTGGGCAATACCGCCGTGCTGAAAATGTCCGAGCTGTCACCCTTGACCGCCAATGAACTGGGGCGACTGGCCGTCGAAGCGGGCATTCCCCAGGGTGTGCTGAACGTCATTCAGGGCTACGGTGCAACGGCTGGCGATGCGTTGGTGCGCCACCCGGATGTGCGCGCCATTTCCTTCACCGGCGGCACCGCCACCGGCAAGAAAATCATGCAGACCGCCGGCCTGAAAAAGTATTCCATGGAACTGGGCGGCAAGTCGCCGGTGCTGATCTTCGAAGACGCCGATCTGGAACGCGCCCTCGACGCCGCGCTGTTCACGATTTTCTCGCTCAATGGCGAGCGCTGCACCGCCGGTAGCCGGATCTTTATCCAGGAAAGCGTTTACCCGCAGTTTGTCGCCGAGTTTGCCGCTCGCGCCAAGCGCTTGATCGTCGGCGATCCGCAGGACCCGAAGACCCAGGTCGGCTCGATGATCACCCAGGCCCACTATGACAAGGTCACCGGCTATATCCGGATCGGCCTGGAAGAAGGCGCCACCCTGCTCGCTGGCGGCCTGGAGCGCCCGGCCAATTTGCCGACCCACTTGAGCAAGGGCCAGTTCATCCAGCCGACGGTGTTCGCCGACGTGAACAACCGGATGCGCATCGCCCAGGAAGAAATCTTTGGCCCGGTGGTGTGCCTGATTCCCTTCAAGGATGAAGCCCAAGCCCTGCAGTTGGCCAACGACACCGAATATGGCCTGGCGTCCTATATCTGGACCCAGGACATCGGCAAGGCGCATCGCCTGGCCCATGGCATTGAAGCCGGCATGGTGTTCATCAACAGCCAGAACGTTCGCGACCTGCGCCAGCCGTTCGGTGGTGTGAAAGGTTCCGGCACTGGCCGTGAAGGAGGCCAGTACAGCTTTGAAGTGTTCGCCGAGATCAAGAACGTGTGTATCTCGATGGGCAGTCATCACATTCCGCGTTGGGGACTATAA
- the hpaD gene encoding 3,4-dihydroxyphenylacetate 2,3-dioxygenase: MGEVVLAAKICHVPSMYLSELPGKHHGCREAAIAGHKEIGRRARELGADTAVVFDVHWLVNSAYHVNNGEHFKGTYTSNELPHFIKNMEYEYPGCPELGELIAAEANAAGVRTLAHNIPSLELEYGTLVPMRYMHMGVPEEQKFNVVSIAAWCAWHRLQDSFTFGAAVRRAIEKSDRKVLVLASGSLSHRFSDDREAEANIHNWTREFDKQVDLHVVKLWRQGRWKEFCAMLPDYAEHCFGEGKMHDTAMLLGLLGGPDYDQPAEIITAPFGSSGTGQINAIFPV; the protein is encoded by the coding sequence ATGGGCGAAGTCGTCCTGGCTGCGAAAATCTGCCACGTCCCCTCGATGTATCTGTCGGAGCTTCCCGGCAAACACCATGGCTGTCGTGAAGCGGCGATTGCCGGTCACAAGGAAATCGGCCGGCGCGCCCGCGAGCTGGGCGCCGATACCGCCGTGGTGTTTGACGTGCACTGGCTGGTCAACAGCGCCTATCACGTCAACAACGGCGAACACTTCAAAGGCACCTACACCAGCAACGAGCTGCCGCACTTCATCAAGAACATGGAGTACGAGTACCCCGGCTGCCCCGAGCTGGGCGAACTGATCGCCGCTGAAGCCAACGCCGCCGGCGTACGTACCCTGGCCCACAACATCCCGAGCCTGGAGCTGGAATACGGCACTTTGGTGCCGATGCGCTACATGCACATGGGCGTACCAGAAGAACAGAAATTCAATGTGGTCTCGATTGCCGCCTGGTGCGCCTGGCATCGACTGCAGGACAGTTTCACCTTCGGTGCCGCCGTGCGCCGGGCCATCGAGAAGAGCGACCGCAAAGTCCTGGTACTGGCCTCCGGTTCGCTGTCGCACCGATTCTCCGACGACCGCGAGGCCGAAGCCAATATCCACAACTGGACGCGGGAATTCGACAAGCAGGTCGACCTGCATGTGGTGAAACTGTGGCGCCAGGGCCGCTGGAAAGAATTCTGCGCAATGCTCCCGGACTATGCCGAGCATTGCTTTGGCGAAGGCAAGATGCATGACACCGCCATGCTCCTGGGGTTACTCGGCGGCCCGGATTACGACCAGCCTGCCGAGATCATCACCGCGCCCTTCGGCAGCTCGGGCACCGGACAGATCAACGCCATTTTCCCTGTTTGA
- a CDS encoding tautomerase family protein, with product MPHFIAEYTDNIEQQADLPGLFEKVHDTLGASGVFPLGGIRSRGVRLDTWRMADGKHDYAFVHMTLKVGHGRDLATRQQVAQKLFEVITRHFADLQAQRLLALSFEMIELHEQLNFKQNNVHAFLKTQAG from the coding sequence ATGCCCCACTTCATCGCAGAGTACACCGACAACATTGAACAACAGGCGGACTTGCCCGGCCTGTTTGAAAAGGTTCACGACACCCTGGGCGCAAGCGGCGTGTTTCCGCTGGGGGGCATCCGCAGCCGCGGCGTGCGCCTGGACACCTGGCGCATGGCCGACGGCAAGCATGACTATGCCTTCGTACACATGACGCTGAAGGTTGGCCATGGCCGCGACCTGGCGACACGGCAGCAGGTCGCGCAAAAGCTCTTCGAGGTGATTACCCGGCACTTCGCCGATCTTCAAGCCCAACGCCTGCTGGCCTTGTCGTTTGAAATGATCGAGCTGCACGAACAGCTCAACTTCAAGCAGAACAATGTGCACGCCTTCCTCAAGACACAGGCAGGTTAA